In Chlorocebus sabaeus isolate Y175 chromosome 19, mChlSab1.0.hap1, whole genome shotgun sequence, a single genomic region encodes these proteins:
- the LOC103217752 gene encoding LOW QUALITY PROTEIN: ral-GDS-related protein-like (The sequence of the model RefSeq protein was modified relative to this genomic sequence to represent the inferred CDS: substituted 1 base at 1 genomic stop codon) — translation MFSCCVPTCCRPPRHRRGQNESLSREHRHWFNPHPQRLWPFARRHPQSSTRQIKQELLDGFHFSIFFKEGQGPPATNHGQCWSRVRLDTEGSPXTGTPENQGIWLPLVPSGNLVTGKVPFTYQRKSRENPSVFTCCYARSILASCYKNWYGTEICRMPTFQPGTGEKLLESLVPAFLTKPISSYATCLGPSWDFITVPHFLELLVRSTTTSILFTWPPENSSVCCQTLQRSSFWIMLAFRTFAWPGLGLEDHQEIVLGQLVLPEPKEAKPDDPAPPPGQHASTMLALEPAPPLLADPRPALEPESPVALDAPGYLHSASAPAPGEGPPPGTVLEPHSAPDSPCPSPGTVKSQHTEELPDITTFPPRLLAEQLTLMDAELFKKVELYECLGSIWGQRHQKGSEHVAPTVCATIAHFNRLTNCVTTSCLGDHSMRAQDRARVVEHWIKVARECLSLNNFSSVHAIVSALRSNPIHRLHKTWAGVSSKSTKYLKQLCKKDTAVKRDLLIKAGSFKVATQERNPQRAQMRLRRQKKGVVPFLGDFLTELHRLDSAIPDDLDGNSNKRRKEVRVLQEMQLLQVAAMNYKLRPLEKFVTCFSRMEQLSDKESYKLSCQLEPESQ, via the exons ATGTTCTCCTGCTGTGTCCCAACATGCTGTCGACCTCCTCGTCACAGAAGAGGCCAAAATGAGAGTCTTTCTCGAGAACATAGACATTGGTTCAACCCTCATCCTCAACGCCTCTGGCCCTTTGCCAGAAGGCACCCACAG AGCTCCACACGGCAGATCAAGCAGGAGCTGTTGGATGGATTCCATTTCTCCATCTTCTTCAAAGAAGGGCAGGGGCCCCCTGCTACCAACCACGGCCAGTGCTGGTCTAGGGTGAGACTGGACACAGAAGGGTCTCCATAGACAGGGACTCCAGAAAACCAGG GAATCTGGCTGCCATTAGTCCCCAGTGGCAACTTGGTTACCGGCAAAGTCCCTTTCACCTATCAGAGGAAGAGCAGAGAAAATCCTTCTGTTTTCACTTGCTGCTATGCCAGGAGTATCTTAGCAAGTTGCTACAAGAACTGG TATGGAACTGAGATCTGCAGGATGCCAACTTTCCAGCCCGGCACAGGGGAGAAGCTGTTGGAGTCCCTGGTTCCAGCCTTTCTAACTAAACCCATCTCCTCCTATGCCACCTGCCTGGGTCCCTCCTGGGACTTTATCACAGTGCCACACTTTTTGGAACTACTGGTTAGAAG caccaccacctccATTTTGTTCACCTGGCCCCCTGAAAACAGTTCAGTTTGCTGCCAGACCCTGCAACGGTCATCTTTCTGGATAATGCTGGCCTTCAGAACCTTCGCCTGGCCTGGACTGGGCTTGGAGGACCATCAGGAAATTGTCCTAGGCCAGTTGGTGCTTCCGGAGCCCAAGGAGGCCAAGCCAGATG atcctgctccacctcctgggcaaCACGCATCAACAATGCTGGCCCTGGAGCCAGCACCACCACTGCTGGCAGACCCGCGGCCTGCTCTGGAGCCAGAGTCACCTGTAGCCCTGGATGCACCAGGATATCTACATTCAGCATCAGCACCAGCACCAGGGGAAGGGCCCCCTCCAGGAACAGTGCTGGAGCCCCACTCAGCCCCAGACTCCCCCTGTCCATCTCCCGGGACTGTCAAGAGCCAACACACTGAGGAGCTGCCAGACATCACGACCTTCCCTCCCAGGCTGCTGGCAGAGCAGCTGACCCTTATGGATGCG GAGCTGTTCAAGAAGGTGGAGCTCTACGAATGCTTGGGCTCCATCTGGGGCCAACGACATCAGAAGGGGAGTGAGCACGTGGCACCCACAGTTTGTGCCACCATTGCACACTTCAACAGGCTCACCAACTGTGTCACCACCTCCTGCCTCGGGGACCACAGCATGAGGGCCCAGGACAGGGCCAGGGTGGTGGAGCACTGGATCAAGGTGGCCAGG gAGTGCCTAAGCCTCAACAACTTCTCTTCGGTGCACGCCATCGTCTCTGCTCTGCGCAGCAACCCAATACATCGGCTACACAAGACTTGGGCAGGAGTGTCCAG CAAAAGCACAAAATATCTGAAACAACTCTGCAAAAAAGACACTGCAGTGAAGAGGGACCTGCTGATCAAG GCGGGGAGCTTTAAGGTGGCCACCCAGGAGAGGAACCCCCAGAGAGCCCAGATGAGGCTGCGGAGGCAAAAGAAG GGCGTGGTCCCCTTCCTGGGGGATTTTCTGACTGAGTTACACAGGTTGGATTCGGCCATCCCGGATGATCTGGAT GGCAACAGCAACAAGAGGAGAAAG GAGGTTCGAGTTCTGCAGGAAATGCAGCTGCTCCAAGTGGCTGCCATGAATTACAAACTTCGGCCTCTGGAGAAATTTGTCACTTGTTTCTCAAGAATGGAGCAGCTCAGTGACAAGGAGAG CTACAAGCTGTCCTGTCAGCTGGAGCCTGAATCCCAGTAG